A window of Deinococcus radiotolerans contains these coding sequences:
- a CDS encoding MBL fold metallo-hydrolase yields MSSLSLLAPGVHFLPGAVNSLVLEDGRGGALLVDTGLDDGHARKLLRGLTELSLTPTGILNTHSHADHHGGNAFILKRFPEVKVFAPPLEDAIITHPILEPIGLFGARPPKELQSKFLLAPPSPARLAPEPGLTRIGGVSLELIEVAGHASLMYAVRVGGVLYAADALFGPEALAKHPLVFCQDSALQKEAAARLGTLEGVQVTLPGHGDPAEDLAGLVAVNLAALERVTDAVRAAVRAGEAGVDDLLARVCSALGVQMSNAGAVVLNRAVVSAHLTELLEAGEVGMHVSDNRLVFAAQP; encoded by the coding sequence ATGAGCAGCCTGTCCCTGTTGGCTCCCGGTGTTCACTTTCTGCCGGGCGCGGTGAATTCGCTGGTGCTGGAGGACGGCCGGGGTGGGGCGCTGCTGGTGGATACCGGGCTGGACGACGGGCACGCACGGAAACTGCTGCGCGGCCTGACCGAGCTGAGCCTGACGCCGACCGGAATCCTGAACACGCACAGTCACGCGGATCATCACGGGGGGAACGCGTTCATCCTGAAGAGGTTCCCGGAGGTGAAGGTGTTCGCGCCGCCGCTGGAGGACGCGATCATCACGCACCCGATCCTTGAGCCTATTGGGCTGTTCGGCGCGCGCCCACCGAAGGAATTGCAGAGCAAGTTCCTGCTCGCGCCGCCCAGTCCGGCGCGGCTGGCTCCAGAACCGGGCCTGACGCGGATCGGCGGGGTGAGCCTGGAACTGATTGAGGTGGCGGGGCACGCGAGCCTGATGTACGCGGTGCGGGTGGGCGGCGTGCTGTACGCGGCCGACGCGCTGTTCGGGCCGGAGGCGCTGGCGAAGCATCCGCTGGTGTTCTGCCAGGATTCGGCGTTGCAGAAGGAGGCGGCGGCGCGGCTGGGAACGCTGGAGGGCGTGCAGGTGACCCTGCCGGGCCATGGCGACCCGGCGGAGGATCTGGCGGGTCTGGTCGCGGTGAACCTGGCGGCCCTGGAGCGCGTGACAGACGCCGTGCGTGCGGCCGTGCGCGCGGGCGAGGCGGGGGTGGATGATCTGCTGGCCCGCGTGTGCAGCGCGCTGGGCGTGCAGATGTCGAATGCAGGCGCGGTGGTGCTGAACCGCGCGGTGGTGAGTGCCCACCTGACTGAACTGCTGGAGGCGGGTGAGGTCGGGATGCACGTAAGTGACAACCGGCTGGTGTTCGCCGCTCAACCGTAA
- a CDS encoding Dps family protein, which yields MTKKSKAAPKKADSKATSDGKASSGKASGAAKADAAHLSTTNNALVDHAYLSESEFGTVAETLQRNLATTISLYLKFKKYHWDIRGRFFRDLHLAYDEFIEEIFPGIDEQAERLVALGGSPIAAPSDIERFSIVKVPTETVRDARTQVADLVADLSRVGKGYRDDSQTVDDANDPATSDMYNGYAQTIDKIRWMLQAMMDDDRMN from the coding sequence ATGACCAAGAAGAGCAAGGCCGCCCCGAAGAAAGCTGACAGCAAGGCCACCAGTGACGGCAAGGCGTCGTCCGGGAAGGCCAGCGGCGCGGCGAAGGCGGACGCGGCGCACCTGAGCACCACGAACAACGCGCTGGTGGACCACGCCTACCTCTCCGAATCCGAGTTTGGGACGGTGGCGGAGACGCTGCAGCGCAACCTTGCCACGACGATCAGCCTGTACCTGAAGTTCAAGAAGTACCACTGGGACATTCGTGGGCGGTTCTTCCGGGACCTGCACCTCGCGTACGACGAGTTCATTGAGGAGATCTTCCCCGGCATTGACGAGCAGGCCGAGCGTCTGGTCGCGCTGGGGGGCAGCCCCATCGCCGCGCCGAGCGACATCGAGCGCTTCAGCATCGTGAAGGTGCCCACGGAGACGGTCCGCGACGCCCGCACGCAGGTGGCGGATCTGGTGGCGGACCTGAGCCGCGTGGGCAAGGGCTACCGCGACGACAGCCAGACGGTGGACGACGCGAACGACCCGGCCACGAGCGACATGTACAACGGCTACGCGCAGACCATCGACAAGATCCGCTGGATGCTTCAAGCGATGATGGACGACGACCGCATGAACTGA
- the lysS gene encoding lysine--tRNA ligase: MSDGSPNRREGLHEQTVSRLNNLDAQVAAGFEAHPYTYPRTHHARDVLAAHPADTHGEDGAPKWEPGQEWPEASFALAGRVTLMRHMGKAAFADLSDEHGKIQLHFSKQDTENFDPTKKIDLGDIIGVRGFPFVTKTGQLTLRVTSWQPLVKSLHPLPSKFHGLQDEELRARRRYVDLMINPESREVYRTRSRMLRFIRNFLDSRDFMEVEGPTLQVVPGGTEAKPFKTFHNALGHEFSMRISLELYLKRLLVGGFERVYEIGRNYRNEGIDRTHNPEFTMLEAYFAYGDYNDMMVLVETLLHDLVVDLKGEPKLTYQGRELDFSLPFKRLDFVTALKEQAGLDFDPLDLVKLRAWSDVHHPEHRKTPDYKLLDKLGGEYVEPLLQNPTFLTDMPLAISPLVKVHRDREGLAERADLYVAGFELAPIYSELNDALDQRERFEAQTARRDAGDDEAHEQDEDFLLALEYGMPPTAGMGMGMDRLAMLMTDRDSIRDVLLFPLLRPEGAGNAPEVEAADTVS, from the coding sequence ATGTCTGATGGTTCCCCCAACCGCCGCGAGGGTCTGCACGAGCAGACCGTCAGCCGCCTGAACAACCTGGACGCGCAGGTGGCCGCGGGTTTCGAGGCGCACCCGTACACGTACCCGCGCACGCATCACGCCCGTGACGTGCTGGCCGCCCACCCGGCTGACACGCACGGTGAGGACGGCGCGCCGAAGTGGGAGCCTGGGCAGGAGTGGCCCGAAGCCTCGTTCGCGCTGGCTGGGCGCGTGACCCTGATGCGGCACATGGGTAAGGCGGCCTTCGCGGACCTGAGTGACGAGCATGGCAAGATCCAGCTGCACTTCTCCAAGCAGGACACCGAGAACTTCGATCCGACGAAGAAGATCGACCTGGGCGACATCATCGGCGTGCGGGGCTTCCCGTTCGTCACGAAGACCGGGCAGCTGACGCTGCGCGTGACGTCCTGGCAGCCGCTGGTCAAGAGCCTGCACCCGCTGCCCAGCAAGTTCCACGGCCTGCAGGACGAGGAACTCCGCGCGCGGCGCCGCTACGTGGACCTGATGATCAACCCCGAGAGCCGCGAGGTGTACCGCACGCGCTCGCGGATGCTGCGCTTCATCCGGAACTTCCTCGACAGCCGCGACTTCATGGAGGTCGAGGGCCCCACGTTGCAGGTCGTCCCCGGCGGGACCGAGGCGAAGCCCTTCAAGACGTTCCACAACGCGCTGGGGCACGAGTTCAGCATGCGCATCAGCCTGGAGCTGTACCTCAAACGGCTGCTGGTGGGCGGCTTCGAGCGGGTGTACGAGATCGGCCGCAACTACCGCAACGAGGGCATCGACCGGACGCACAACCCGGAATTCACGATGCTGGAAGCGTACTTCGCGTACGGCGACTACAACGACATGATGGTGCTCGTGGAGACGCTGCTTCACGACCTGGTCGTGGACCTGAAGGGCGAGCCGAAACTGACGTACCAGGGGCGCGAACTGGACTTCTCGCTGCCGTTCAAACGCCTGGACTTCGTGACGGCCCTCAAGGAGCAGGCGGGGCTGGACTTCGACCCGCTGGATCTCGTGAAGCTGCGCGCGTGGAGTGACGTGCACCACCCGGAGCACCGCAAGACCCCGGACTACAAGCTGCTGGACAAGCTGGGCGGCGAGTACGTCGAGCCACTGCTGCAGAACCCGACCTTCCTAACGGATATGCCGCTGGCGATCAGTCCGCTGGTGAAGGTGCACCGTGACCGCGAGGGGCTGGCCGAGCGCGCCGACCTGTACGTGGCGGGTTTTGAGCTGGCGCCCATCTACTCGGAACTGAACGACGCGCTGGACCAGCGGGAGCGGTTCGAGGCGCAGACGGCCCGCCGGGATGCCGGGGACGACGAGGCGCACGAGCAGGACGAGGACTTCCTGCTGGCGCTGGAGTACGGTATGCCGCCCACCGCCGGGATGGGCATGGGCATGGACCGTCTGGCGATGCTGATGACCGACCGGGACTCCATCCGGGACGTGCTGCTGTTCCCGTTGCTGCGTCCGGAAGGCGCTGGGAACGCCCCAGAGGTTGAGGCGGCCGACACCGTCAGTTGA
- a CDS encoding replication-associated recombination protein A, which translates to MTLFDPPAPLAERLRPRTVAEVVGQTHLLGPGKPLTRVLQSGRLGSLILWGPPGVGKTTLARLLAGEVGAHFIPLSAVTAGVKDVREAVTEAERLRGRGQKTILFLDEIHRFNKAQQDALLPHVESGLLTLIGATTENPSFEVNPALRSRARTLVLEALTPEEVRGLLDRALADDRGLTGVTAEPEALDLLARLAEGDARRALSTLEVASTLANPITPDAITEAFGRHLPQMDKNGEDFYNLISALHKSVRGSHVDGALYWLARMIEGGADPLYVARRVVRMAAEDIGLADPQALRLCIAARDTVEFLGSPEGDLALAQAVVYLALAPKSNSVYVAWKNALNAVREGESLPIPLHLRNAPTALMRQQGYGKGYVYYFDDPEGSFQQNYLPDGVHLGLYEPTGEGWEARVAERWRKLRDAHGEGDAVPD; encoded by the coding sequence GTGACGCTGTTCGACCCGCCCGCCCCGCTCGCTGAACGCCTGCGGCCCCGCACCGTCGCGGAGGTCGTGGGCCAGACGCACCTGCTCGGCCCAGGCAAACCGCTCACGCGCGTTCTCCAGTCGGGCCGGCTGGGCAGCCTGATCCTGTGGGGTCCGCCCGGCGTGGGCAAGACCACCCTCGCGCGGCTGCTGGCCGGCGAGGTGGGCGCGCACTTCATCCCGCTCTCGGCCGTCACGGCGGGCGTCAAGGACGTGCGGGAAGCGGTCACGGAAGCCGAGCGCCTGCGCGGACGCGGGCAGAAGACCATCCTCTTCCTCGACGAGATTCACCGATTTAACAAGGCGCAGCAGGACGCGCTGCTCCCGCACGTCGAGTCGGGCCTGCTGACCCTGATCGGCGCGACCACCGAGAACCCCAGCTTCGAGGTGAACCCCGCCCTGCGCAGCCGCGCCCGCACGCTGGTCCTCGAGGCCCTCACGCCCGAGGAGGTGCGTGGGCTGCTGGACCGCGCCCTCGCGGACGACCGCGGTCTGACCGGCGTGACTGCCGAACCAGAGGCCCTGGACCTCCTCGCGCGCCTCGCGGAAGGGGACGCCCGCCGGGCCCTCAGCACCCTGGAAGTCGCCAGCACGCTGGCCAACCCCATCACCCCCGACGCGATCACCGAGGCGTTCGGGCGGCACCTGCCGCAGATGGACAAGAACGGCGAGGACTTCTACAACCTCATCAGCGCGCTGCACAAGAGCGTGCGCGGCAGCCACGTGGACGGCGCGCTGTACTGGCTGGCGCGCATGATCGAGGGTGGCGCCGACCCCCTGTACGTCGCGCGGCGCGTGGTCCGCATGGCCGCCGAGGACATCGGCCTGGCCGACCCACAGGCTCTCAGGCTGTGCATCGCCGCGCGGGACACCGTCGAGTTCCTCGGCAGTCCGGAAGGCGACCTGGCGCTGGCGCAGGCGGTCGTGTACCTCGCCCTGGCCCCCAAGAGCAACAGCGTGTACGTCGCCTGGAAAAACGCCCTGAACGCCGTGCGCGAGGGAGAAAGCCTCCCCATCCCGCTGCACCTGCGCAACGCCCCCACCGCCCTCATGCGCCAGCAGGGCTACGGCAAGGGGTACGTGTACTACTTCGACGACCCCGAAGGCAGCTTCCAGCAGAACTACCTCCCCGACGGCGTACACCTGGGCCTCTACGAGCCCACCGGTGAAGGCTGGGAAGCCCGCGTCGCCGAACGCTGGCGCAAACTCAGGGACGCCCACGGAGAGGGGGACGCCGTACCAGACTGA
- a CDS encoding endonuclease MutS2, translating to MSFDARALSALDFPRVLSALAERSATTLGAERARALRPSDDAGRIARELDEVEDALFGVSLSLGGIQDIRDLHARAGEGRVLAGQELLNAAYSLDGAMTVKRAINANSRGPLRELAVDLGDHSELVRRVLSALDRDGGVRDDASPRLRDLRKRIEPLRGRIRERLAATLDKWADVLQEHIVTIRRDRYVLPVQASRVGQVQGIIVDASATGQTYFVEPAAVTQLNNELTRLILDEEAEVRRILTELSGLLASDSAVPMTLAVIGELDLIAAKARLARDWRLNRPEQVEGGSYDLREVRHPLIENPVANDLALGETKLLLITGPNMGGKTATIKTLGLAVLMHQCGMYVAAASARLPVVRDVLVDIGDEQSIEASLSTFASHLKHLRYVLRHAAPDTLVLVDELGSGTDPNEGAALAQALIECLLTQDARGVITSHLSPLKLFALETPGLKNASMGFDVDTLAPTYALQVGQPGRSFALAIAQRMGLPADVLGRAEELLGPDAGLMERMLEGLERERADLRAQLDATAAARRDAEAELGRVRVERETLEARRNEMLAEASQKAESLYADAVERVRTLRARAQEDSARPRVMQELRELRVAAQKTRPAPAPREDRGDPIRVGSSVDVPAYNASGQVLELRGDDLVVQLGVMKVGVKRRDVRLKQEPKVSAPKTRGPRFTGTAPTASLKELQLRGLGVEEAVEELRTAILEAHALKETPLRVVHGKGQGVLRRLLREYLKNDKKVESFHDAEPNQGGHGVTIVNIRR from the coding sequence ATGTCGTTCGATGCCCGCGCCCTGTCCGCCCTTGATTTTCCTCGCGTCCTGTCTGCCCTGGCGGAGCGGAGTGCCACGACGCTGGGCGCCGAGCGTGCGCGGGCCCTGCGCCCGTCGGATGACGCGGGGCGGATCGCGCGGGAACTGGACGAGGTCGAGGACGCGCTGTTCGGCGTGAGCCTCAGCCTGGGCGGCATTCAGGACATCCGTGACCTGCACGCCCGCGCGGGCGAGGGTCGCGTGCTGGCCGGGCAGGAACTGCTGAACGCCGCGTACTCGCTGGACGGCGCGATGACCGTCAAGCGCGCCATCAACGCGAATTCACGCGGGCCGCTGCGGGAACTCGCGGTGGACCTGGGTGACCACAGTGAACTGGTGCGGCGGGTGCTGTCCGCCCTGGACCGCGACGGCGGCGTGCGCGACGACGCCAGTCCGCGCCTGCGGGACCTGCGCAAGCGCATCGAGCCGCTGCGTGGGCGCATCCGCGAGCGGCTGGCGGCCACGCTGGACAAGTGGGCGGACGTGCTGCAGGAACACATCGTCACGATCCGCCGCGACCGCTACGTGCTGCCGGTGCAGGCCAGCCGCGTGGGGCAGGTGCAGGGCATCATCGTGGACGCGTCCGCGACCGGGCAGACGTACTTCGTGGAACCGGCGGCGGTCACGCAGCTGAACAACGAACTGACCCGCCTGATCCTCGACGAGGAGGCCGAGGTGCGGCGCATCCTGACGGAACTGTCGGGCCTGCTCGCCTCTGACTCGGCGGTGCCCATGACGCTGGCGGTGATCGGCGAGCTGGACCTGATCGCCGCGAAGGCGCGGCTGGCCCGCGACTGGCGCCTGAACCGCCCAGAGCAGGTGGAAGGCGGCTCGTACGACCTGCGCGAGGTGCGCCACCCCCTGATCGAGAATCCGGTGGCGAACGACCTCGCGCTGGGTGAGACGAAACTGCTGCTCATCACCGGGCCGAACATGGGCGGCAAGACCGCGACGATCAAGACGCTGGGCCTCGCGGTGCTGATGCACCAGTGCGGGATGTACGTCGCGGCCGCCAGTGCCCGCCTGCCGGTCGTGCGGGACGTGCTGGTGGACATCGGGGACGAGCAGAGCATCGAGGCGAGCCTGTCCACCTTCGCGTCTCACCTCAAGCACCTGCGGTACGTGCTGCGCCACGCCGCTCCGGACACGCTGGTCCTCGTGGACGAGCTGGGCAGCGGCACCGACCCGAACGAGGGCGCCGCACTGGCCCAGGCGCTGATCGAGTGCCTGCTCACGCAGGATGCGCGCGGCGTGATCACCTCGCACCTCTCGCCGCTGAAGCTGTTCGCGCTGGAAACGCCGGGGCTGAAGAACGCCAGCATGGGCTTCGACGTGGACACCCTGGCCCCCACGTACGCCCTGCAGGTGGGGCAGCCGGGCCGCTCGTTCGCGCTGGCCATCGCGCAGCGCATGGGGCTCCCGGCGGACGTGCTGGGCCGCGCCGAGGAGCTGCTGGGCCCCGACGCGGGCCTGATGGAACGCATGCTGGAGGGCCTGGAACGCGAACGGGCCGACCTGCGCGCCCAGCTCGACGCCACCGCCGCCGCCCGGCGCGACGCCGAGGCCGAACTGGGCCGCGTCCGCGTTGAGCGCGAGACCCTCGAAGCCCGCCGCAATGAGATGCTCGCCGAGGCCAGCCAGAAGGCCGAGTCGCTATACGCCGACGCCGTCGAGCGCGTCCGCACGCTGCGGGCCCGCGCGCAGGAGGACAGCGCCCGCCCGCGCGTCATGCAGGAACTGCGTGAACTGCGTGTTGCCGCCCAGAAGACCCGCCCCGCCCCCGCCCCACGTGAGGACCGCGGCGATCCCATCCGGGTGGGCAGCAGCGTGGACGTCCCCGCGTACAACGCCAGCGGGCAGGTGCTCGAACTGCGCGGCGACGATCTGGTCGTGCAGCTGGGCGTCATGAAGGTCGGCGTGAAGCGCCGCGACGTGCGCCTCAAGCAGGAACCCAAGGTCAGCGCCCCCAAGACGCGCGGCCCGCGTTTCACCGGCACGGCCCCCACCGCGTCCCTGAAGGAACTCCAGCTGCGCGGCCTGGGCGTCGAGGAGGCCGTGGAGGAACTCCGTACCGCCATCCTTGAAGCGCACGCGCTGAAGGAAACCCCGTTGCGCGTTGTGCACGGCAAGGGGCAGGGCGTCCTGAGGCGCCTGCTGCGCGAGTACCTGAAGAACGACAAGAAAGTCGAGTCTTTCCACGACGCCGAACCCAACCAGGGCGGGCACGGCGTGACCATCGTGAACATCCGCCGCTGA
- a CDS encoding GreA/GreB family elongation factor has translation MAQATRQVKLTREGFERLQKTLDQEMNRLAEATRILQEQMETNSDTEDTGLEDAKREKMNIEARIEELEDTLARATIIEDHENEGRVELGAIVVLANETTKKDMKVQVVSAAEATVTGGSLPRVSEDSPVGKELMGRKKGETFVVNLDNGKQMKYKVKSIEY, from the coding sequence GTGGCACAGGCGACCAGACAGGTGAAGCTCACGCGGGAAGGCTTTGAACGGCTCCAGAAGACGCTCGATCAGGAAATGAACCGCCTAGCGGAAGCGACCCGCATCCTGCAGGAGCAGATGGAAACCAACTCGGACACGGAAGACACCGGGTTGGAGGACGCCAAGCGCGAGAAGATGAACATTGAGGCGCGCATCGAGGAACTCGAGGACACCCTGGCGCGCGCCACGATCATCGAGGACCACGAGAACGAGGGCCGCGTGGAACTGGGAGCGATCGTCGTGCTCGCCAACGAGACCACCAAGAAGGACATGAAGGTGCAGGTCGTCAGCGCCGCCGAGGCGACCGTCACCGGCGGCAGCCTGCCCCGCGTCAGCGAGGACAGCCCGGTCGGGAAGGAACTCATGGGCCGCAAGAAAGGGGAGACCTTCGTGGTCAACCTCGACAACGGCAAGCAGATGAAGTACAAGGTCAAGAGCATCGAGTACTGA
- a CDS encoding MFS transporter: MSAPVSVTPPAPPPVPEPVPFRVSAAQAGLIASNFLMWGGFFAVIPLVTVHFSGSVAGGGLGWSAASVGLVLGLRQLTQQGLTVFGGAWSDRLGPKPLILAGCLLRTAGFAWMGFADSLGVLLAAAVLAGVGGGLFDAPKSAAITQVTREEHRTRMFSLTSLSGNAGMVTGPLIGAALLGLGFRSAALAAASVYLLAALVMAVTLPHLRPERGVGRSLDGLRVAALDTRFRRFTLVLIGYFILSTQINVAVTLKAIALAGNGATGPLYGLSAGMAVILQYPLLRAVERYLPTRTALVAAVALVGLSLGLMSVATTFPALLACVALYSLGTMTVYPTQQTLTARFAPPALIGSYFGFSAISLGVGGAVGSVLGGALVDTGVQVGFPALPWFTLAAIGVLTALGLRWALRGLDRAPLDDLA; encoded by the coding sequence GTGAGTGCGCCCGTGTCCGTGACCCCGCCTGCGCCGCCGCCCGTGCCGGAGCCGGTGCCGTTCCGCGTGTCAGCAGCGCAGGCGGGATTGATCGCATCGAACTTCCTGATGTGGGGCGGGTTCTTCGCCGTGATTCCGCTGGTCACCGTGCACTTCAGTGGGTCGGTGGCAGGGGGTGGGCTGGGCTGGAGTGCCGCGAGCGTGGGGCTGGTCCTGGGGTTGCGGCAGCTGACGCAGCAGGGCCTGACCGTGTTCGGCGGCGCGTGGTCGGACCGGCTGGGCCCGAAACCGCTCATCCTGGCGGGGTGCCTGCTGCGCACGGCGGGCTTCGCGTGGATGGGGTTCGCGGACTCGCTGGGCGTGCTGCTCGCGGCGGCGGTGCTGGCCGGGGTGGGCGGCGGGCTGTTCGACGCGCCCAAGAGTGCCGCGATCACGCAGGTGACGCGTGAGGAGCACCGCACGCGGATGTTCAGCCTGACCAGCCTGTCCGGGAACGCCGGGATGGTGACCGGCCCGCTGATCGGCGCGGCGCTGCTGGGCCTGGGCTTCCGCTCAGCGGCCCTGGCGGCGGCCAGCGTGTACCTGCTCGCGGCGCTGGTCATGGCGGTGACGCTGCCGCACCTGCGCCCCGAGCGCGGCGTGGGCCGCAGCCTGGACGGTCTGCGCGTCGCAGCGCTCGACACGCGGTTCCGGCGGTTCACGCTGGTCCTGATCGGGTACTTCATCCTGAGCACGCAGATCAACGTGGCGGTGACCCTGAAAGCCATCGCGCTGGCCGGGAATGGCGCGACGGGCCCGCTGTACGGTCTGTCGGCGGGCATGGCGGTGATCCTCCAGTACCCTCTGCTGCGCGCCGTGGAGCGGTACCTGCCGACCCGCACGGCGCTGGTGGCGGCGGTGGCCCTGGTGGGCCTGAGCCTGGGCCTGATGAGCGTCGCGACCACCTTCCCGGCGCTGCTGGCGTGCGTGGCGCTGTACTCGCTGGGCACCATGACCGTGTACCCCACCCAGCAGACCCTGACCGCCCGCTTCGCGCCGCCCGCCCTGATCGGCAGTTACTTCGGCTTTTCCGCGATCAGCCTGGGCGTGGGCGGCGCGGTGGGCAGCGTCCTGGGCGGCGCGCTGGTAGACACGGGCGTCCAGGTGGGCTTCCCGGCCCTGCCGTGGTTCACCCTGGCCGCCATCGGCGTGCTGACGGCGCTGGGCCTGCGCTGGGCGCTGCGCGGCCTGGACCGCGCGCCACTGGACGACCTCGCCTGA
- a CDS encoding MFS transporter, with product MTARTAAPPPPLSWTLLAVGVAAFFTLGVIQAMYGPAFGLFQARFGVSTASVGLIASAHFLGSAVAPPLLALLLRRVSVRAGVSWSLLLLALGVTGVVLAPLWPLAVASAFLGGFGLGGVSACLNAAYASVGARAVNLVNAVFGMGSMLAPLLVVGLGRADGTSGGLAGPFLTVAALCGVTFAVGRVWGVPGIHAPARAADAPVPARPAVQAALFAGLIVCYVGLEAGFGAWAARYLSELSLPGAALTLSAFWGALTVGRVLTGLFAGRLAPQRVVLGCAGALIVLALAMRVPALAPAAVVLAGLTLAPVFGTTLAWLSQVLSARLVPLLLVAGSLGGVLSPWLLGQVFARSGAAAIPVTLALLAALMVAFTALARRGARRVA from the coding sequence GTGACTGCCCGCACCGCCGCCCCACCGCCGCCGCTCTCGTGGACGCTGCTGGCGGTGGGCGTGGCGGCGTTTTTCACGCTGGGCGTGATTCAGGCGATGTACGGCCCGGCGTTCGGGCTGTTCCAGGCGCGGTTCGGGGTTAGCACGGCGTCGGTGGGTCTGATTGCCAGCGCGCACTTCCTGGGGTCGGCGGTCGCGCCGCCGCTGCTGGCGCTGCTGCTGCGGCGGGTGAGTGTGCGCGCTGGGGTGTCCTGGAGTCTGCTGCTGCTGGCGCTGGGCGTGACGGGCGTGGTGCTGGCGCCGCTGTGGCCGCTGGCGGTCGCGTCGGCGTTCCTGGGTGGGTTCGGGCTGGGCGGCGTGAGCGCCTGCCTGAACGCCGCGTACGCGAGCGTGGGGGCGCGCGCGGTGAATCTCGTGAATGCCGTGTTCGGGATGGGGAGCATGCTCGCGCCGCTGCTGGTGGTGGGCCTGGGCCGCGCGGACGGCACGTCGGGCGGCCTGGCCGGGCCGTTCCTGACGGTCGCGGCGCTGTGCGGGGTGACGTTCGCGGTGGGGCGCGTGTGGGGCGTGCCGGGCATTCACGCGCCTGCGCGGGCTGCCGACGCGCCCGTCCCGGCGCGCCCGGCGGTGCAGGCGGCCCTGTTCGCGGGGCTGATCGTGTGTTACGTCGGTCTGGAGGCTGGGTTCGGTGCGTGGGCGGCGCGGTACCTGAGCGAGCTGAGCCTGCCGGGCGCGGCGCTGACCTTGAGTGCCTTCTGGGGTGCGCTGACGGTCGGGCGGGTGCTGACCGGGCTGTTCGCGGGGCGTCTGGCGCCGCAGCGGGTGGTGCTGGGCTGCGCCGGGGCGCTGATCGTGCTGGCGCTGGCGATGAGGGTGCCCGCGCTGGCCCCGGCGGCCGTGGTCCTGGCGGGCCTGACGCTCGCGCCGGTGTTCGGCACGACCCTGGCGTGGCTGTCGCAGGTGCTGAGCGCGCGGCTGGTGCCGCTGCTGCTCGTGGCGGGCTCGCTGGGCGGGGTGCTGTCCCCGTGGCTGCTGGGGCAGGTGTTCGCCCGCTCGGGCGCGGCGGCCATTCCGGTGACGCTGGCGCTGCTGGCGGCCCTGATGGTGGCGTTCACGGCCCTGGCCCGGCGGGGGGCGCGCCGGGTCGCGTGA
- a CDS encoding DIP1984 family protein — protein MKLAEALITRADLQKRAAQLEERLVKNLLVQEGEAPAEDPQALLREFMDVTAQLEALLPRIHRANLSATLPGGETITDALTRRDLLDLRLKVLRRAAATASERPTRYSNSEVRILSALPARDLQAQVDTLAKARRELDTQLQQANWLTDLPG, from the coding sequence ATGAAACTCGCTGAGGCCCTGATCACCCGCGCCGACCTCCAGAAACGCGCCGCGCAGCTTGAGGAACGGCTCGTGAAGAACCTCCTCGTGCAGGAGGGCGAGGCGCCCGCCGAGGACCCCCAGGCGCTGCTGCGCGAATTCATGGACGTCACCGCGCAGCTGGAGGCCCTCCTGCCACGCATTCACCGCGCGAACCTCAGCGCCACGCTGCCCGGCGGAGAGACCATCACGGACGCCCTGACCCGCCGCGACCTGCTCGACCTGCGCCTGAAGGTCCTGCGCCGCGCCGCCGCCACCGCCAGCGAACGCCCTACCCGCTACAGCAACAGCGAGGTCCGCATCCTCTCCGCGCTGCCCGCCCGCGACCTGCAGGCGCAGGTGGACACCCTCGCCAAGGCGCGGCGCGAACTGGACACGCAGCTGCAACAGGCCAACTGGTTGACGGACCTGCCCGGGTAG